A stretch of the Vicia villosa cultivar HV-30 ecotype Madison, WI unplaced genomic scaffold, Vvil1.0 ctg.000733F_1_1, whole genome shotgun sequence genome encodes the following:
- the LOC131630773 gene encoding protein NRT1/ PTR FAMILY 5.10-like: MENPNEVSLEPELTDLVDGAVDYSGQPAVRSKSGYWRSAWFIIGVEVTERMSFYGIQGNLISYLTGPLKQTTASAAKNVNIWAGTASLLPLLGAFVADSFLGRYRTIIIASLIYILGLGLLALSAMLPSLTKTKCQVDSKFILCSQHSQVILFFVSLYLVAIGQGGHKPCVQAFGADQFDEKHPKEHRARSSFFNWWFFTMVGGCAATLFILNYIQDNYSWVLGFGIPCVMMIVGLFVFLLGTMTYRFNIKGNDKSPFLRICRVFVAAIRNWQNTLPSTYIEEECAGMLHHQSSDQFNFLNKALLTPKGSKEENNCSIGEVEEAKAILRLVPIWTTCLVYGIVFAQVFTFFTKQGKSMERTIFPGFDIPPASLQTINSLAVVLFSPIYDRIFVPIARAITGKPSGITMLQRIGTGIFISIFIVVFAAFVEIKRLKIAHEYGLVDDPNSTVPMSIWWLIPQYFLFGVSEVFTMVGLQEFFYDQVPNELRSMGLALYLSIVGVGSFLSSFLISMIENLSSKDGHESWFSDNINKAHLDYFYWLLSGLSVVGFTLFIYFSKSYIYNHKGIIKIVTR; this comes from the exons ATGGAGAATCCTAACGAGGTTTCGTTAGAACCCGAATTAACTGATCTTGTAGACGGTGCGGTTGACTACAGTGGCCAACCCGCCGTTAGATCCAAATCTGGTTACTGGAGATCCGCTTGGTTCATCATAG GTGTGGAAGTCACAGAAAGAATGTCATTTTATGGAATTCAAGGAAACTTGATATCTTATCTAACTGGACCACTCAAACAGACCACTGCATCAGCTGCTAAGAATGTGAATATCTGGGCTGGAACCGcttctcttcttcctctcttaGGTGCTTTCGTCGCTGATTCTTTTCTCGGACGATACCGGACTATCATAATCGCTTCTCTTATCTATATCTTG GGACTTGGCTTGTTAGCATTATCAGCTATGCTTCCTTCCCTCACCAAAACTAAATGTCAAGTTGATAGTAAATTCATATTATGCTCCCAACATTCACAAGTAATCTTATTCTTCGTCTCGCTCTATCTAGTTGCTATTGGACAAGGTGGACATAAACCTTGTGTTCAAGCTTTTGGCGCGGATCAGTTTGACGAAAAACATCCCAAGGAGCACAGAGCTAGAAGCTCGTTCTTTAATTGGTGGTTTTTTACAATGGTTGGGGGTTGCGCGGCGACACTGTTTATATTGAACTATATACAAGATAACTATAGTTGGGTTCTTGGATTTGGGATCCCTTGTGTTATGATgattgttggtttgtttgttttctTGCTTGGAACAATGACATATAGGTTTAACATTAAGGGTAATGACAAGAGTCCTTTTCTAAGAATCTGTCGGGTATTCGTCGCTGCTATAAGAAACTGGCAAAATACCTTGCCAAGTACGTATATTGAAGAGGAATGTGCTGGAATGCTTCACCATCAAAGTTCTGATCAATTCAA CTTCCTCAACAAGGCATTGTTAACACCAAAGGGTtctaaagaagaaaataattgtAGCATTGGCGAGGTTGAAGAAGCAAAGGCAATACTAAGGTTGGTTCCAATTTGGACTACATGTTTGGTTTATGGTATTGTCTTTGCTCAAGTTTTCACATTCTTCACAAAGCAAGGAAAATCTATGGAGAGAACAATATTTCCCGGTTTCGACATACCCCCAGCTTCACTTCAAACGATTAACAGTCTCGCCGTTGTACTCTTCAGTCCTATCTACGATCGCATATTCGTGCCAATTGCACGAGCTATCACAGGAAAACCATCAGGCATCACAATGCTTCAAAGGATCGGAACCGGAATTTTTATATCCATATTCATAGTGGTATTTGCCGCATTTGTTGAGATTAAAAGACTAAAAATAGCACATGAGTATGGTCTTGTTGATGATCCAAATTCAACTGTTCCAATGAGTATATGGTGGTTGATTCCTCAATACTTTTTGTTTGGAGTTTCTGAGGTTTTTACTATGGTTGGTCTTCAAGAGTTTTTCTATGATCAAGTTCCAAATGAACTAAGAAGCATGGGACTTGCACTCTATTTGAGTATTGTTGGTGTTGGAAGCTTTCTTAGTAGCTTTCTGATTTCTATGATTGAAAATCTTAGTAGCAAAGATGGTCATGAAAGTTGGTTCTCTGACAATATCAATAAGGCACATCTTGATTATTTTTATTGGCTACTTTCTGGATTAAGTGTGGTGGGGTTTACtttgttcatttatttttcaaaatcttaCATTTATAATCACAAAGGTATCATCAAGATAGTCACTcgttag
- the LOC131630781 gene encoding transcription factor bHLH80-like, which yields MQPTSGGGGLKRFRSTPASWIESFILKEEEEDENQQQDNFSFTQLLSNNAAAGPSTSDSQPYLPDYYQYSSPHTSAAANVSNNTFTQGVEDSDNALDLKMDKILEDSVPCKIRAKRGCATHPRSIAERVRRTRISDRIRKLQELVPNMDKQTNTAEMLDEAVAYVKFLQNQIEELSEQQQRCTCTIHE from the exons ATGCAACCGACTTCTGGTGGCGGTGGCTTGAAGCGTTTCCGATCAACTCCGGCGAGTTGGATAGAATCGTTTATTctgaaagaagaagaggaagacgaAAATCAACAACAAGATAATTTCAGTTTCACTCAACTGCTTTCCAATAACGCTGCTGCTGGTCCTTCAACTTCCGATTCTCAACCATATTTGCCTGATTACTACCAATACTCTTCACCGCATACTTCCGCCGCCGCCAATGTTAGTAACAATACTTTCACACAG GGAGTTGAGGATAGTGATAATGCACTGGACCTGAAAATGGACAAAATTTTAGAGGATTCGGTTCCTTGCAAGATTCGGGCAAAGCGTGGCTGTGCTACACATCCAAGGAGTATTGCTGAAAGG GTTCGGAGGACTCGGATTAGCGACCGCATAAGAAAACTTCAAGAACTTGTGCCAAACATGGATAAG CAAACAAACACTGCAGAGATGTTAGATGAGGCAGTAGCTTATGTCAAGTTTCTACAAAATCAAATTGAG GAACTATCAGAACAACAACAGAGGTGTACGTGCACGATTCATGAGTAA